One window of the Triticum dicoccoides isolate Atlit2015 ecotype Zavitan chromosome 3B, WEW_v2.0, whole genome shotgun sequence genome contains the following:
- the LOC119280913 gene encoding uncharacterized protein LOC119280913 — MAPSASTGQKVNLKGYKTLPHAIQLVTMMSGTSSASTLTIGDRNKKFRVSRGLTWMVVICIPATFIAITAGSAYRMYNKPIWAAGFPSRLPAVLMLGAYLAVVNLALGYLTLYLPQAPFAVWKALDDVVLRLIGLAAILISGPVLLSAQAWLHIIWACLLGVLIAAILAFCVCLARTYSK, encoded by the coding sequence ATGGCGCCATCAGCATCCACTGGTCAGAAAGTCAACCTGAAGGGGTACAAGACCCTACCCCATGCTATTCAGCTGGTAACGATGATGTCGGGGACGTCTTCAGCTTCAACATTGACGATTGGGGACCGGAACAAGAAGTTCAGGGTGAGCCGTGGTTTGACGTGGATGGTGGTTATCTGCATACCGGCTACTTTCATTGCCATCACAGCAGGTTCGGCCTACAGGATGTATAACAAACCCATCTGGGCCGCCGGCTTCCCATCAAGGCTGCCAGCTGTCTTGATGTTGGGAGCTTACCTGGCAGTGGTGAACCTGGCGCTGGGGTACTTGACCCTCTACTTGCCACAGGCGCCCTTCGCTGTGTGGAAAGCTCTGGATGATGTTGTTCTCAGGTTGATTGGCCTTGCCGCTATCTTAATCTCTGGCCCTGTTTTGTTGTCTGCCCAGGCGTGGCTGCACATCATCTGGGCTTGCCTTCTTGGCGTCCTCATTGCTGCCATCCTTGCCTTCTGTGTCTGTCTTGCTCGGACGTACAGCAAGTAG